Proteins encoded within one genomic window of Bacillus thuringiensis:
- a CDS encoding adenine deaminase C-terminal domain-containing protein encodes MGQNQFRWGNKQLREHVEIIDGTRSPHKLLKNATYLNSYIREWMQANIWIYDDRIIYVGEKLPEQLYECEVIDCDGKYAVPSYIEPHAHPYQLYNPETLANHAMQFGTTTFINDNLTLFFTLKREESFHLLDEFKKIPASMYWWCRFDGQTELQNGESLFNSEEIIEWLQHEAVLQGGELTAWPKLLHGDDEMLNWVQETKRLQKKVEGHFPGASEATLAKLKLLGTDCDHEAMTGQEALTRLMQGYTVSLRNSSIRPDLEVLLKELLELGVKQFDRFFFTTDGSHPSFYENGMTNVMITTAIKQGVPVIDAYHMASYNIARYYNMEHIHGSIATGRIANINILESKENPVPASVIAKGQWVKRDGVNTHESLRIDWNKCKVNPLSLDWSIEKEDMIFSNKTGIHLLNNVITKSYTSEINIECDELSTDHDECFLMMIARDGSWRVNTVVKGFAKELGGLASSYSGTGDIILVGKSKGDMLIAFQRIKELGGGMVIAEKNEVLHEIALPLLGIMSNLKMSELIQEEKQMVKLLQERGYAYDDPAFTILFFSATHLPFIRVTPIGLYDVKSGKVVASPVNVINQY; translated from the coding sequence TTGGGACAAAATCAGTTTAGATGGGGTAACAAGCAATTACGAGAACATGTTGAAATAATAGACGGTACAAGAAGTCCACACAAATTATTAAAGAATGCAACATACTTAAATTCCTATATACGTGAATGGATGCAAGCAAATATTTGGATTTATGATGACCGTATTATATATGTAGGAGAAAAGTTGCCAGAGCAACTATATGAATGTGAAGTCATTGATTGTGATGGAAAGTATGCAGTTCCTAGTTACATAGAACCGCATGCACATCCATATCAATTATATAATCCAGAGACGTTAGCGAATCATGCGATGCAATTTGGTACAACAACTTTTATTAATGATAATTTAACTCTATTTTTCACATTAAAGCGTGAAGAATCATTTCATTTATTAGATGAATTTAAAAAGATTCCAGCTAGTATGTATTGGTGGTGCCGTTTTGATGGACAAACTGAATTGCAAAATGGGGAATCTTTATTTAATAGTGAAGAAATAATAGAGTGGCTACAGCATGAAGCAGTTCTTCAAGGAGGAGAGCTAACAGCATGGCCAAAATTATTACATGGCGATGATGAAATGCTAAATTGGGTGCAGGAAACAAAGCGATTACAGAAAAAAGTAGAAGGACATTTCCCAGGAGCATCTGAAGCAACGTTAGCGAAATTAAAACTGTTAGGTACAGATTGTGATCATGAAGCGATGACAGGGCAGGAAGCATTAACTCGTCTTATGCAAGGTTACACTGTTTCGCTGAGAAACTCTTCAATCCGACCAGATTTAGAAGTTTTATTAAAAGAATTACTGGAATTAGGTGTGAAGCAATTTGATAGATTCTTTTTCACAACAGATGGTTCTCATCCGTCCTTTTATGAAAACGGAATGACGAATGTAATGATTACTACTGCTATAAAGCAAGGTGTTCCAGTAATAGATGCGTATCATATGGCAAGTTATAATATTGCTCGTTATTATAATATGGAGCATATACATGGTTCAATCGCGACAGGTAGAATTGCTAATATCAATATTTTAGAAAGTAAAGAAAACCCAGTACCAGCGAGCGTTATTGCAAAGGGGCAATGGGTGAAGCGTGACGGTGTAAATACACATGAATCATTACGTATAGACTGGAATAAATGTAAAGTAAATCCATTATCATTAGATTGGTCAATAGAAAAAGAGGATATGATTTTCTCAAATAAAACAGGCATACACTTATTAAATAACGTTATAACAAAATCATATACTAGTGAAATCAACATAGAATGTGATGAATTGTCCACAGATCATGATGAATGTTTCCTTATGATGATTGCTCGTGATGGCAGTTGGAGAGTAAATACCGTTGTGAAAGGTTTTGCGAAAGAACTAGGTGGGCTTGCTAGCTCTTATTCTGGTACAGGTGACATCATTCTTGTTGGAAAGAGTAAAGGAGATATGCTTATAGCTTTTCAAAGGATAAAAGAGCTTGGCGGGGGAATGGTAATAGCTGAAAAGAATGAAGTATTACACGAAATAGCATTACCATTGCTCGGGATTATGTCTAATTTAAAAATGAGTGAATTAATACAAGAAGAGAAACAGATGGTGAAATTATTGCAAGAGCGTGGCTACGCGTATGATGATCCCGCATTTACAATTTTATTCTTTTCTGCGACGCATTTGCCTTTTATAAGGGTAACGCCTATAGGGCTATATGATGTGAAAAGTGGAAAGGTAGTTGCTTCGCCGGTGAATGTAATAAATCAATATTAG
- the colA gene encoding collagenase ColA, producing the protein MVKYSKISKWILGVGLVTITCNGLQIQAETKEKNVKNVLQMEPVGIQKSVDELAHPSKVQENASFTKRLKLADLSQRPLALTDNIKPLAEEKKYSMAELNQLNNKQLTDLLVTIKWYQIPELFQFNSDSLKFYQDDSRMQAIINKLAEQGQAYTKDDSKGIETLVEALRAAFYLGFYHDELSKLNERSYHDKCLPALKTIAKNPNFKLGTSEQNKVIASYGKLIGNASADVETVLYAGEIFKQYNDNLATFIEDRTKGDAIYELMKGIDFDIQTDMYTTGKEPKDTMWYRNIDNFINEVSRFALIGTVSDKNGWLINNGIYYAGRLGKLHSTPTKGQQVVTDAMRIYPYLGEQYFVAAEQITTNYGGIDANGKTVNLDQIREEGKKKYLPKTYTFDDGTIVFKTGDKVSEEKIKRLYWAAKEVRSQFYRTVGSDKPLESGHADDVLTMVIYNSPDEYQFNRQLHGYETNNGGIYIEGTGTFFTYERTPQQSIYSLEELFRHEFTHYLQGRYEVQGLWGQGEMYQNERLTWFEEGNAEFFAGATRLDSVVPRKSIIGGLSNDPAKRYTASQTLNAKYGTWDFYNYSFALQSYMYNKRPEMFDKVHDLIRANDVSSYDAYRATLSKDNKLNEEYQSYMQMLIDNRDKYTIPQVSDEYLTQHDPKSLSDVTSDITNEAKLKDVKVTKNKSQFFNTFTLQGTYTGSAAKGEVEDWKVMNEATNEMLKRLSGKEWTGYKTLTAYFVNYRVNNAGQYEYDVVFSGVNTEEGTAVEKEPNNSFETANPLSLNILLRGTLSDQDQGDKFVIDVKDQKDLQISVTNEQNLGLNWVLYSESDLNNYVAYATKLDGNKLLGNYNAKPGKYYLSVYKYGGGTGNYTVQVK; encoded by the coding sequence ATGGTTAAATATTCGAAAATTTCTAAGTGGATTCTTGGTGTTGGACTAGTGACAATAACATGTAATGGTTTGCAAATTCAAGCAGAGACAAAAGAGAAAAATGTGAAGAACGTATTACAAATGGAGCCGGTAGGAATACAGAAATCTGTTGATGAATTGGCGCATCCTTCAAAAGTACAAGAAAATGCATCTTTTACAAAACGGTTAAAATTAGCGGATTTATCGCAGCGTCCACTAGCACTAACCGATAATATTAAACCGTTAGCTGAAGAAAAAAAGTATTCGATGGCTGAGTTAAATCAATTAAATAACAAACAATTAACTGATCTTCTTGTGACAATTAAATGGTATCAAATTCCGGAGTTATTTCAGTTTAATAGTGATAGTCTTAAATTCTATCAAGATGATAGCCGAATGCAAGCAATTATTAATAAACTAGCAGAACAAGGACAAGCTTATACGAAAGATGATTCAAAAGGGATTGAAACATTAGTAGAAGCTCTACGTGCAGCATTTTATTTAGGTTTTTACCATGATGAATTAAGCAAACTAAATGAGCGTAGCTACCATGATAAATGTTTACCAGCTTTAAAAACAATTGCAAAAAATCCAAATTTCAAACTTGGTACATCAGAACAAAATAAAGTAATTGCATCATATGGAAAATTAATTGGAAATGCATCAGCAGATGTTGAAACGGTTTTATATGCAGGTGAAATTTTTAAACAATATAACGATAATCTTGCAACTTTCATTGAAGACCGAACAAAAGGAGACGCTATATATGAGTTGATGAAGGGAATTGACTTTGATATTCAGACGGATATGTACACGACTGGAAAAGAGCCGAAAGATACAATGTGGTATCGAAATATCGATAACTTTATTAATGAAGTAAGTCGTTTCGCACTTATTGGTACTGTATCGGATAAAAATGGATGGTTAATAAATAACGGAATTTACTATGCTGGCCGATTGGGCAAGCTTCATAGCACGCCGACAAAAGGACAACAAGTTGTTACAGATGCAATGCGAATTTATCCATATTTAGGGGAGCAATACTTTGTTGCGGCAGAACAAATTACTACAAATTATGGAGGAATAGATGCGAACGGAAAAACTGTAAATTTAGATCAAATTCGAGAAGAGGGTAAAAAGAAATATTTACCGAAAACGTATACGTTTGATGATGGAACAATTGTCTTTAAAACTGGGGATAAAGTTAGCGAAGAGAAAATTAAACGTCTATACTGGGCGGCAAAAGAAGTGCGTTCGCAATTTTATCGTACAGTTGGTAGCGATAAACCACTTGAAAGTGGACATGCTGATGATGTGTTAACGATGGTTATTTATAATAGCCCAGATGAGTATCAATTTAATCGTCAACTGCACGGATATGAAACGAATAATGGTGGGATTTATATTGAAGGGACAGGGACTTTCTTTACATATGAACGTACACCACAGCAAAGTATTTATAGTTTGGAAGAATTGTTCCGCCATGAATTTACGCACTACTTACAGGGAAGGTACGAAGTTCAGGGATTATGGGGCCAAGGGGAAATGTATCAAAATGAACGTTTAACATGGTTTGAAGAAGGGAATGCAGAGTTCTTTGCAGGTGCAACGCGATTAGATAGTGTAGTGCCGCGAAAAAGTATAATTGGTGGGTTATCTAATGATCCTGCAAAACGTTATACAGCATCACAAACATTAAATGCGAAATATGGAACGTGGGATTTTTATAATTATTCGTTTGCACTGCAATCATATATGTATAATAAGCGCCCAGAAATGTTCGATAAAGTGCATGATTTAATTCGCGCAAATGATGTTTCAAGTTACGATGCATACCGTGCTACATTAAGCAAAGATAATAAGTTAAATGAAGAATATCAATCTTATATGCAAATGCTTATTGATAATCGCGATAAGTATACAATTCCACAAGTATCAGATGAGTATTTAACTCAGCATGATCCAAAATCGCTTTCGGACGTTACTTCAGATATTACGAATGAAGCGAAATTAAAAGATGTGAAAGTAACAAAGAATAAATCACAATTCTTTAATACATTTACACTACAGGGGACATATACAGGAAGTGCAGCTAAAGGAGAAGTTGAGGACTGGAAAGTGATGAATGAAGCAACAAATGAAATGTTGAAACGTCTTTCAGGAAAAGAGTGGACTGGATATAAAACATTGACTGCTTATTTTGTAAATTATCGTGTAAATAATGCTGGACAATATGAATATGATGTTGTGTTTAGCGGAGTGAATACGGAAGAAGGTACGGCGGTAGAAAAAGAACCAAATAATTCATTTGAAACAGCAAACCCACTATCTTTGAATATTTTGTTAAGAGGAACCTTGAGCGATCAAGATCAGGGAGATAAATTTGTTATTGATGTAAAGGATCAAAAAGATTTACAGATTTCTGTTACGAACGAACAAAATCTTGGACTGAACTGGGTATTATATTCTGAATCAGATCTAAATAATTATGTAGCTTATGCAACAAAACTTGATGGAAACAAATTGCTTGGAAATTATAATGCAAAGCCAGGGAAATATTACTTAAGTGTATATAAGTATGGTGGTGGAACAGGGAATTATACGGTGCAAGTAAAATAG
- a CDS encoding DUF3902 family protein has product MKSVLKSILISFVFSAVGMCWLLFLFFKGDGDWLLSWIGVFMAYLSLYTLIDLYCKTTYDKKISKWLIKIAVTSFSFAVLGISFCIIHELLTPWSLSLMVWYWLLMLLLFFTTILSLVSLVFVNRKNHNFTGVYRILILLNLLLTLGPVLWPLLLSIIGNGMNASAGW; this is encoded by the coding sequence ATGAAATCGGTATTAAAAAGCATACTTATTTCCTTTGTTTTTTCAGCAGTAGGTATGTGTTGGTTACTGTTCTTATTTTTCAAAGGGGACGGAGACTGGTTATTGTCTTGGATAGGCGTATTCATGGCATATTTATCTTTATATACTTTAATAGATTTATATTGTAAAACTACATACGATAAAAAAATAAGTAAATGGCTTATAAAAATAGCAGTAACTAGCTTTAGTTTTGCTGTATTAGGAATCTCCTTTTGTATCATACATGAGCTATTAACACCATGGAGTCTCAGCTTAATGGTGTGGTATTGGTTGCTAATGCTATTATTATTTTTCACGACCATACTATCATTAGTCAGTCTCGTATTTGTTAATCGTAAAAATCATAATTTCACCGGTGTATATAGAATACTTATACTTCTAAATCTACTGCTTACGTTAGGACCAGTATTATGGCCACTATTACTTTCTATTATCGGAAATGGTATGAACGCTAGTGCAGGATGGTAA
- a CDS encoding serine hydrolase domain-containing protein, with amino-acid sequence MKKCNSMKLASLTVLLAGTTLFTPGFTVKAESTQNISNSSQEPNQKNRNGWKQVMQETIQIGVPGVLAKTSNKGKINNYTAGVADLNTKKPVKSDYRFRIGSVTKTFTATTVLQLVGENRVQLDDPIEKWLPGLVQGNGYDGNQISIRQLLNHTSGIAEYLKSKDADVMNSKKTYTAEEIVKIGLSLPPDFSPGKDWLYSNTGYVILGMLIEKITGNSYAEEIENRIIEPLDLSNTFLPGNSPVIPGKNHARGYVKMEETGELKDITYYNPSLANAAGDMISNADDLNKFFSSLLGGKLLKERELKEMLTTVPVEGKGVGDGYGLGIYETKLPNGVSVWGHGGSIPGFMTFAGGVIGGKHTFAVNVNSLGPVDILKQFDKMMQVEFNK; translated from the coding sequence ATGAAAAAATGTAATTCAATGAAGTTAGCGAGTTTGACAGTTTTATTAGCGGGTACTACTCTATTTACACCTGGTTTTACTGTGAAAGCAGAGTCTACTCAAAATATTTCTAATTCGTCACAAGAACCTAATCAAAAGAATCGGAATGGATGGAAACAAGTAATGCAGGAAACAATACAAATTGGGGTGCCAGGGGTATTAGCTAAGACGTCTAATAAAGGAAAAATTAATAATTATACTGCTGGTGTGGCGGATTTAAATACAAAGAAACCGGTGAAATCGGATTATCGCTTTCGGATTGGTAGTGTGACGAAAACTTTTACTGCCACGACTGTTCTTCAATTAGTAGGAGAAAATCGCGTACAACTTGACGATCCAATTGAAAAGTGGCTGCCGGGTCTCGTGCAAGGAAATGGGTATGATGGAAATCAAATTTCGATACGACAACTTTTGAATCATACGAGTGGTATCGCTGAATACTTAAAGTCAAAAGACGCTGACGTAATGAATTCGAAAAAAACGTATACAGCAGAAGAAATAGTGAAAATAGGCCTTTCTCTGCCTCCAGATTTCTCGCCGGGCAAAGACTGGTTGTATTCAAACACAGGATATGTAATATTGGGAATGCTAATTGAAAAAATAACTGGTAATAGTTATGCTGAAGAAATTGAAAATCGAATTATTGAACCTTTGGATTTGTCAAATACGTTTTTACCAGGAAATTCACCCGTCATCCCAGGAAAGAATCATGCTCGTGGATATGTGAAAATGGAAGAAACAGGCGAGTTGAAAGACATTACGTATTATAATCCGAGTTTAGCTAATGCAGCTGGAGATATGATTTCTAATGCGGATGATTTAAACAAGTTCTTTTCATCTTTACTCGGTGGTAAGTTACTGAAGGAACGCGAGCTAAAAGAAATGCTTACTACAGTTCCTGTAGAAGGAAAAGGGGTTGGTGATGGATATGGTCTTGGAATCTATGAGACTAAACTTCCAAATGGTGTCTCAGTATGGGGTCACGGAGGATCAATTCCTGGGTTTATGACTTTTGCTGGTGGAGTAATTGGAGGCAAGCATACATTTGCTGTCAATGTTAACTCTTTAGGTCCGGTTGATATTCTTAAACAGTTTGATAAAATGATGCAAGTTGAATTTAATAAATAG